The following coding sequences are from one Gopherus flavomarginatus isolate rGopFla2 chromosome 21, rGopFla2.mat.asm, whole genome shotgun sequence window:
- the DRAXIN gene encoding draxin yields MASSSCSLSRFFFFCVLVLSDICSVGSLDSGTQDKNIPENNNNLQNEELWQHQPRAGHHRRHGGAKKDRAHGMTSRGQVSREEALRLASGTPAGDDQGAIQRPAALKQQKDVFLGFEFPYPERENQSPGSERGKKQNREHRRHSRRERLKQHRGKGPDPVPSSLYKKPENFEGQFQNLQVEEFTGLAPTVLLFTTLETAASTEEPPALPAASLQPQARVRQDGDVMPTLDMALFDWTDYEDLKPEMWPSAKRKEKHRSKSPSSGNETMAAEGEPCDHHLDCLPGSCCDLREHLCKPHNRGLNNKCYDDCMCTQGLRCYAKFHRNRRVTRRKGRCVEPESASGDQGSFINV; encoded by the exons ATGGCAtcttcctcctgctccttgtcccgtttctttttcttctgtgtccTGGTTCTCTCTGACATCTGCTCAGTGGGCTCCCTGGACTCTGGCACCCaggacaaaaacatcccagagaaTAACAACAACCTTCAAAATGAGGAGCTGTGGCAGCATCAGCCCAGAGCAGGGCACCACCGCAGGCATGGTGGAGCCAAGAAGGACAGGGCCCATGGCATGACTTCCAGAGGGCAGGTGTCTAGAGAGGAGGCCCTCAGGCTGGCAAGTGGGACTCCAGCGGGGGACGACCAGGGAGCAATCCAGCGGCCCGCTGCCCTGAAGCAGCAGAAGGACGTGTTTCTGGGCTTTGAGTTCCCATATCCTGAGAGAGAGAACCAGTCCCCGGGGTCGGAGAGGGGGAAGAAGCAGAACCGGGAGCACCGGCGGCACAGCCGCAGGGAAAGGCTGAAACAACACAGAG GCAAAGGCCCTGACCCCGTTCCAAGCTCGCTGTATAAGAAGCCTGAAAACTTTGAGGGGCAGTTTCAAAACCTGCAGGTGGAGGAATTCACAGGTCTGGCTCCCACGGTGCTCCTCTTCACCACGCTGGAGACAGCAGCTTCTACTGAGGAACCACCAGCTCTTCCAGCCGCATCCCTTCAGCCCCAG GCCCGTGTCAGGCAAGATGGGGACGTGATGCCCACCCTGGATATGGCTCTGTTTGATTGGACAGATTATGAAGACCTCAAGCCAGAAATGTGGCCATCTGCCAAGAGGAAAG AGAAACACCGTAGTAAGAGCCCCAGCAGTGGGAATGAAACCATGGCAGCTGAAGGAGAACCATGTGACCATCACCTTGACTGCCTCCCAG GATCCTGCTGTGACTTGCGTGAGCACCTCTGCAAACCGCATAATCGGGGCCTTAATAACAAATGTTATGACGACTGCATGTGCACTCAAG GGCTACGTTGCTACGCCAAATTTCACCGGAACCGAAGAGTGACCCGGAGGAAAGGGCGTTGTGTGGAGCCAGAGTCAGCTAGCGGTGATCAGGGATCGTTCATTAACGTGTAG